In Juglans microcarpa x Juglans regia isolate MS1-56 chromosome 4S, Jm3101_v1.0, whole genome shotgun sequence, a single window of DNA contains:
- the LOC121262888 gene encoding uncharacterized protein LOC121262888 isoform X1 translates to MIEKTKKLMKGSLSEEDISTLLQRYTATTVLALLQEVAHCPDVKIDWNALVKNTSTGISDAREYQILWRHLAYRHALLGKLEYGAHPLDDDSDLEYEVEAFPTVSSNASTEAAASVKVLIASGLPSECSLPASSIVEAPLTINIPNGWSSRVPSENSEATCSMQGTNITIPVSLQKMPLPAATPVEGLDANGSASSMPPRRKRKPWSEAEDMELIAAVQKCGEGNWANILRGDFKGDRTATQLSQRWAIIRKRRDNLNVGPNSTRSQLSEEWRAAHHAMSLALDMPIRNLPVARPAGMNTTSNSVLPPAALPSGVLQVQDQPYECFDATKSSAIGSLGSISKSQSSIKPKTRPTLGSDSALRATAVAAGARIASPSDAASFIKATQAKSAVHLKPTDGSSTKLSMPGGVSTQSDTQTNVRYICPGLEAKPCSSYNAGNVTNTAVHTGSVKAVLPTVQHASSSFAIASNLSSEQANAVSSTLPSEFLPKQEVMTAEEIKVSKSGYALKEVVQDGARASQHAQKEQVKDEALSADLKTHFKKQMADVKNSVSSLNMKTAESDNQGEARQNVHDHLMTGSPVRGNNQSALEENCENQGAH, encoded by the exons atgattGAGAAAACCAAGAAACTCATGAAGGGATCCTTAAGCGAAGAAGACATCTCCACTCTCCTACAAAG GTATACGGCGACGACAGTGCTGGCGTTGCTTCAGGAAGTGGCGCATTGTCCTGACGTTAAGATCGATTGGAACGCCTTGGTGAAGAATACATCAACTGGAATTTCTGATGCTCGGGAGTATCAGATTCTATGGCGCCATTTAGCCTATCGCCACGCTTTGCTCGGTAAATTGGAATATGGAGCACATCCTCTG GATGATGATAGTGATTTAGAGTATGAAGTTGAAGCTTTTCCTACTGTTAGCAGTAATGCTTCGACAGAGGCTGCAGCAAGTGTAAAG GTATTAATTGCCTCTGGTTTACCAAGTGAGTGTAGTCTCCCAGCCAGCTCAATAGTTGAGGCTCCATTAACTATAAATATACCTAATGGTTGGTCATCCAGAGTTCCTTCAGAAAACTCAGAAGCCACTTGCTCAATGCAAGGGACGAACATTACTATTCCTGTTTCTCTTCAGAAAATGCCCCTTCCTGCAGCTACACCTGTAGAAGGATTGGATGCAAATGGATCAGCAAGTAGCATGCCTCCTcgaaggaaaagaaaaccttGGTCAGAGGCAGAGGATATGGAACTGATTGCTGCTGTGCAAAAATGTGGTGAAGGAAATTGGGCAAATATTTTAAGAGGAGACTTCAAGGGTGATAGGACTGCTACACAGCTATCTCAG AGGTGGGCAATTATTAGGAAGAGACGTGACAACTTGAATGTGGGGCCTAACTCCACTCGCTCACAACTTTCTGAAGAATGGCGGGCAGCTCATCATGCAATGTCCTTAGCCCTCGATATGCCTATTAGAAACTTACCAGTAGCACGCCCTG CTGGCATGAATACAACCAGCAACTCTGTGCTTCCTCCTGCCGCTCTTCCCAGCGGTGTTTTACAAGTCCAAGACCAGCCTTATGAATGCTTCGATGCTACAAAATCCTCTGCCATTGGGTCATTGGGTTCCATATCAAAATCTCAATCCTCCATAAAACCTAAAACAAGGCCTACTCTTGGTTCAGATTCTGCGTTGAGAGCAACTGCAGTTGCTGCTGGGGCCCGCATTGCTTCTCCATCAGATGCTGCGTCATTTATTAAGGCTACTCAGGCAAAGAGTGCTGTCCATCTCAAACCCACAGATGGTTCTTCAACCAAATTGTCTATGCCTGGTGGTGTGTCAACACAGTCAGATACTCAAACTAATGTCCGCTATATTTGTCCTGGACTTGAAGCCAAACCTTGTTCCTCCTATAATGCTGGCAATGTCACAAATACTGCTGTACATACTGGTTCAGTAAAAGCTGTCTTGCCAACAGTTCAGCATGCTTCATCTTCTTTTGCCATAGCATCGAATTTGTCATCTGAGCAGGCTAATGCTGTTAGCTCTACTCTGCCCTCTGAATTCCTGCCAAAGCAAGAGGTTATGACTGCAGAGGAGATCAAAGTTTCCAAGTCAGGTTATGCACTCAAAGAAGTCGTGCAAGATGGAGCTCGTGCCTCACAACATGCACAGAAAGAGCAAGTTAAGGATGAAGCCCTTTCAGCGGACTTGAAGACACATTTCAAAAAGCAAATGGCTGATGTTAAAAATTCTGTTAGTTCTTTGAACATGAAGACAGCTGAAAGTGACAACCAGGGCGAAGCTAGGCAAAACGTACATGATCATTTGATGACCGGTTCACCAGTTAGAGGTAACAATCAATCTGCACTCGAGGAGAACTGTGAGAATCAAGGTGCACACTAG
- the LOC121262888 gene encoding uncharacterized protein LOC121262888 isoform X2 codes for MIEKTKKLMKGSLSEEDISTLLQRYTATTVLALLQEVAHCPDVKIDWNALVKNTSTGISDAREYQILWRHLAYRHALLGKLEYGAHPLDDDSDLEYEVEAFPTVSSNASTEAAASVKRWAIIRKRRDNLNVGPNSTRSQLSEEWRAAHHAMSLALDMPIRNLPVARPAGMNTTSNSVLPPAALPSGVLQVQDQPYECFDATKSSAIGSLGSISKSQSSIKPKTRPTLGSDSALRATAVAAGARIASPSDAASFIKATQAKSAVHLKPTDGSSTKLSMPGGVSTQSDTQTNVRYICPGLEAKPCSSYNAGNVTNTAVHTGSVKAVLPTVQHASSSFAIASNLSSEQANAVSSTLPSEFLPKQEVMTAEEIKVSKSGYALKEVVQDGARASQHAQKEQVKDEALSADLKTHFKKQMADVKNSVSSLNMKTAESDNQGEARQNVHDHLMTGSPVRGNNQSALEENCENQGAH; via the exons atgattGAGAAAACCAAGAAACTCATGAAGGGATCCTTAAGCGAAGAAGACATCTCCACTCTCCTACAAAG GTATACGGCGACGACAGTGCTGGCGTTGCTTCAGGAAGTGGCGCATTGTCCTGACGTTAAGATCGATTGGAACGCCTTGGTGAAGAATACATCAACTGGAATTTCTGATGCTCGGGAGTATCAGATTCTATGGCGCCATTTAGCCTATCGCCACGCTTTGCTCGGTAAATTGGAATATGGAGCACATCCTCTG GATGATGATAGTGATTTAGAGTATGAAGTTGAAGCTTTTCCTACTGTTAGCAGTAATGCTTCGACAGAGGCTGCAGCAAGTGTAAAG AGGTGGGCAATTATTAGGAAGAGACGTGACAACTTGAATGTGGGGCCTAACTCCACTCGCTCACAACTTTCTGAAGAATGGCGGGCAGCTCATCATGCAATGTCCTTAGCCCTCGATATGCCTATTAGAAACTTACCAGTAGCACGCCCTG CTGGCATGAATACAACCAGCAACTCTGTGCTTCCTCCTGCCGCTCTTCCCAGCGGTGTTTTACAAGTCCAAGACCAGCCTTATGAATGCTTCGATGCTACAAAATCCTCTGCCATTGGGTCATTGGGTTCCATATCAAAATCTCAATCCTCCATAAAACCTAAAACAAGGCCTACTCTTGGTTCAGATTCTGCGTTGAGAGCAACTGCAGTTGCTGCTGGGGCCCGCATTGCTTCTCCATCAGATGCTGCGTCATTTATTAAGGCTACTCAGGCAAAGAGTGCTGTCCATCTCAAACCCACAGATGGTTCTTCAACCAAATTGTCTATGCCTGGTGGTGTGTCAACACAGTCAGATACTCAAACTAATGTCCGCTATATTTGTCCTGGACTTGAAGCCAAACCTTGTTCCTCCTATAATGCTGGCAATGTCACAAATACTGCTGTACATACTGGTTCAGTAAAAGCTGTCTTGCCAACAGTTCAGCATGCTTCATCTTCTTTTGCCATAGCATCGAATTTGTCATCTGAGCAGGCTAATGCTGTTAGCTCTACTCTGCCCTCTGAATTCCTGCCAAAGCAAGAGGTTATGACTGCAGAGGAGATCAAAGTTTCCAAGTCAGGTTATGCACTCAAAGAAGTCGTGCAAGATGGAGCTCGTGCCTCACAACATGCACAGAAAGAGCAAGTTAAGGATGAAGCCCTTTCAGCGGACTTGAAGACACATTTCAAAAAGCAAATGGCTGATGTTAAAAATTCTGTTAGTTCTTTGAACATGAAGACAGCTGAAAGTGACAACCAGGGCGAAGCTAGGCAAAACGTACATGATCATTTGATGACCGGTTCACCAGTTAGAGGTAACAATCAATCTGCACTCGAGGAGAACTGTGAGAATCAAGGTGCACACTAG
- the LOC121262942 gene encoding protein ECERIFERUM 2-like, translating into MGSENMGSLVSNFKLSSVVPATVTGENKVHELTHMDLAMKLHYIQGVYFFRREAVEGLSILNLKEPMFQCLDHYSTVSGRVRRSETGRPFIKCNDSGVRIVEADCDATIEEFLAMKDHSCFHGSLVYNQVLGPDLAFSPLVIIQFTRFKCGGMTLGLSWAHVLGDAFSASAFINMWGQILSGQMPPKSLQTPNPVKAKFPPPSCEKSDSMKRVDPLGDDHWLTANDCNMETDYFPVTAKQLEHMVTNICADDKLAAKTSHFEVLSAVIWKYISETREDLGPRIVTVCTSTSHHRPRENEYPTNGRMVLSMVEADFSVAKADVSAVAELISQKIVEINNNNIGSVDEEMVEKGNGEADFITYGANLTFVNLEETNIYGLELKGHWPVFANYTINGVGDEGVVLVLPGPTNGKGEGGGHVGAVADGVTVSMVLPKNQLALLKSKLERDWNIV; encoded by the exons ATGGGCTCGGAAAACATGGGAAGCCTGGTTTCTAACTTCAAGTTATCGTCGGTGGTGCCGGCCACCGTAACCGGCGAGAACAAGGTGCACGAGCTGACGCACATGGACTTGGCCATGAAGCTCCATTACATTCAGGGGGTTTACTTCTTTAGGCGTGAAGCAGTTGAGGGGCTCTCAATACTTAACCTAAAGGAACCCATGTTCCAATGTCTAGACCACTACTCCACCGTTTCCGGGAGGGTTCGGAGATCAGAAACAGGCCGGCCATTCATCAAGTGCAACGACAGCGGTGTGCGTATTGTTGAAGCGGATTGCGACGCCACCATTGAAGAGTTTTTGGCCATGAAAGATCACAGCTGCTTTCATGGTAGTCTTGTTTATAATCAAGTTCTTGGTCCTGATCTTGCTTTCTCGCCTTTGGTCATTATACAG TTCACCCGGTTTAAATGCGGAGGAATGACATTGGGGCTCAGCTGGGCACATGTTCTTGGAGATGCATTCTCAGCCTCAGCCTTCATCAACATGTGGGGTCAGATATTGTCTGGTCAAATGCCACCCAAATCTCTCCAAACCCCAAATCCAGTGAAAGCGAAATTCCCACCTCCAAGTTGTGAGAAATCAGATTCCATGAAAAGGGTGGACCCGCTAGGAGATGATCACTGGCTAACTGCCAATGACTGTAACATGGAGACAGACTATTTCCCAGTAACCGCCAAACAACTTGAGCATATGGTAACAAATATCTGTGCAGATGACAAACTAGCAGCCAAGACCTCACATTTTGAAGTTCTCTCTGCAGTAATATGGAAATATATATCTGAAACCAGGGAAGATTTGGGTCCAAGGATTGTCACAGTCTGCACAAGTACTTCTCACCACAGGCCTAGGGAAAATGAGTATCCAACTAATGGCCGCATGGTGCTGAGCATGGTTGAAGCAGATTTCTCAGTGGCAAAAGCTGATGTTTCTGCAGTGGCAGAGCTAATATCTCAAAAGATAGTGGagatcaataataataatattggtagTGTAGATGAAGAAATGGTGGAGAAGGGAAATGGGGAGGCAGATTTTATAACATATGGAGCTAACTTGACTTTTGTGAATTTGGAAGAAACTAATATTTATGGATTGGAGTTGAAGGGACATTGGCCTGTCTTTGCCAATTATACCATTAATGGGGTTGGAGATGAAGGTGTTGTTTTGGTGCTTCCAGGACCAACAAATGGCAAAGGGGAAGGTGGTGGTCATGTTGGTGCAGTTGCAGATGGAGTGACAGTGTCCATGGTTTTACCTAAAAATCAACTTGCTCTGCTCAAAAGCAAGCTTGAAAGGGATTGGAATATCGTTTGA